The DNA region AAAAAGATGACGTtgtatttttattttctttttgaagGGAGGAAGATGAGGTTACATTTTTTTAGGGATGGAAGACGAGGTTGCATTTTATTAGTCAAGAAAGACGATGTTACATTTTTTTTTGAGTTGGAAAGACGAGGTTACATGAATGGCTCCACTTCGTTTTGGCCTGTGCCAATCGCATTGCGATGTGTATGGGCCAGTATTTAGTTCGGGCCGATGTGTGCTGGGTTCAAAGCTAAAATGGGCTAGAGGCCTCCGGCCCAACTGACCACACAAAGCGTGCACCCAACCTAGGGTTTTATGAGCCGCCGCCGAGTATAAAGCGCCGAGCTCCGGGCTGTTCCAACCTTCCGCAGCCACCACCACCCCCAACCCACCGGAGCAGACCAAGGCGGCGCCGCGGCGACCTCACCTCCGGTAAGCGGTGGATCTCTTTCTCCCCTCACGTCCCTCGTGTACAGATCTAGGTGCTCGAATCGCTGCCTGCTTAGATTCGTCGCCGCATCACCCCGTCGAACCCGTGCTGGTTCTAGGTCCCGCGGTTCATGATCTCGTCCGCTGTTATAGCATCTCCGCTGGAAGTGTTTGGAGTAGCTCTTTTGCGTAGGCGGTTCGTCCTTAGGCTAGATCCAAACCCGCGTTAGAACCGCGCACTATGATTTCCTCTTGCCAGTGAGATCTGTTCGTACTTGTCAGTAGTCGTTGGGACGCTCAAGCTTCACTGATGCTTGTGCGGTATATTTTTTGTAACCCATGTTTCCCCTTGTAAATCAGCGTCCATTTTTGCGTCAAATGGTCGAATGGTGCCTTGATTCTGTAGGATTATTGTCTCCTGTTGCTTGTTGCTAGCTGTATGATCTGACTGACGTTTGGGTGTTGTTTTGGTGATGTAGGCCTAGGGAAATGACTACCGTTCCGGGGTCTCTGGTCTGGGAGCTGGTGAAGAAGAACAACTGCTTCTTGATCAAGCAGTTCGGCAACAGCAACGCCAAGGTGCAGTTCAGCAAGGAGCCCAACAACCTCTACAATGTCCACTCCTACAAGTTCTCGGGTCCGTAGCTCTTTGCTCTGTTTTTTACCCAATTGATGTGTTTGTGAGTGTGTCTGCAAGGAGCTAACTTGTTGTTGTGTTGATGTGGTTTTCAGGCTTGGCGAACAGCAAGACCGTGGCGGTCCAGCCCTCTGCAGGAGAGGACAAGGCTGTCGTCCTGTCCACGACCAAGACCAAGAAGCAGAACACCCCTGCCAAGCTCCAGCACAAGACTCTGATGCGCAAGGAGTTCCGCAAGATGGCCAAGTCCGTCAAGAACCAGGTATTAACTCCAGCCCTTTGTACTTGAATTCCACTTATGCTTGGATTCTAAGCTACAACTCTTGTCTGTTCACATGCTTTACACATGTACCGTAAGATTTAAGATGTATCTCTGTCAAGTTAAGTCTGTTTTGGTCTTTGGGTTTCATTGGTGAGCCAATGTATTGCTGTGATGAGCCGTAACAATAAGAATACCAAGTGATCAATTGGTTATTCGATGAAATATCATTAACGCTTGGCTTCTGAGCTGAACCTGCTAGGTTTTTTTTTGTATGTTTGTGTTTAATTAGCCACCCTATGATTTTGCTGTTA from Triticum urartu cultivar G1812 unplaced genomic scaffold, Tu2.1 TuUngrouped_contig_6282, whole genome shotgun sequence includes:
- the LOC125530384 gene encoding 60S ribosomal protein L28-1-like, which encodes MTTVPGSLVWELVKKNNCFLIKQFGNSNAKVQFSKEPNNLYNVHSYKFSGLANSKTVAVQPSAGEDKAVVLSTTKTKKQNTPAKLQHKTLMRKEFRKMAKSVKNQVCDNYYRPDLTKPALARLSAVYRSLQVSKSGIKKKNRQPTKL